Within Rhododendron vialii isolate Sample 1 chromosome 12a, ASM3025357v1, the genomic segment ATctccaccatcggtatttccaccccttgcgttaccgtgtAGCACTACAAGAGTCACCATATTATCACCCCTAGCGTTACGGTATGCACCAACATCTAGgatctccgtattaccaccccttgcgttacgagaccatcttagtcttcgtattaccaccccttgcgttacgagactttcTAAATCGACCACCGACTCAAACAACCATTTCCTCACTCAACATACAAGTTAATATTTTCTCAGAACCTCATTCATTCATGAAACATGTCACGACAGGCCAACAATATCACAAATATGCCACAAACGTGCACAAGCAATCATTCATTCGCAAGTTGCATCTTATTGGCATTTTAACCAAGTAATCTATTATTCATTCCTTACTAACAGAAGGCCAACAAGTCAAAAATAACATCTACTAATCATAGAAagtcataatgacaaaacaagGATCATAGGAGTAGCCAATGGACGTTGGGAGATCGACACACCCTCACTTTAacagtcataactttttgtgtacttagaaTCTTTAGATGATTTTGGTGGCGAtgaaaagctaacttcaagaccttcgaatcgatataaaatttgcatgaatccgacatcggacgagaaagttatggccgtttgaagttgggctgaaacccgAAAGACGAGCAGAAAAttccagagaggggagggatcgatccccccatcaccagggatcgatccctgggtttagggatcgatccctacgCGATTTCGGgcgatttctgcagatttcaacaGCTTTCGAAACGAACGAAGGGAGATGATCAAGGCTCGATTCTCACATCatatcaacatataaacacataaaagaggtaaagaagtccctacctcgcggCGATAGCCAAGATCTACAagatttgaacgagccctagcctttttgaacttcaaaacttcgatccaagcttgacccaaggaTTTTCGAGCTTAAGAACGCCAATGGAAGGCTGAAGGGTTgttgattcttgaagttcttgagagattGAGTGGAGTTTGGAGtgggagaaggagagagagaatccggtagagagagagagagagagagagagagagagagagagagagaacggatgagagagggagattgggagatattttttaatctcctacacacacaccccataTATTTACTCCCACATCTTTTTATCACACACACGCTCCCTCATGTTTCCATTCTATTACTTCAATCCCCAATCTAATTAGCCACTAAATAAATCACATTTTTCCCAATTAGACATTTAATAAACATTCCAataattaatgatttttttttcgggtctctacagtctatcctccttaaggaaatttcgtcccgaaatttacaACCCACGCCAACTAAGATCATGCATCAACTACTGATGCTTATGCCacaacatatataatcaaacAATAAATCAACAATCAAAGGGGTGAAAACTTAGAACTCACATTGATTAGTTCGGAAACAAATGCGGATGCTATTCTCTAACCTTGTCCTCTTTTTCCCACGTCGACTCTTCCTTTCCGAGATTACTCCAAAAAACTCGCGCTAATGGAATAGTTTTACCCTTCAAAACTTGCTcacgcgaatctaggatacgtgtcAATTTCTCCTCAAGAAATCCACCAACCTCTAATCATCCCtatcaaatttgaatttgcacAAATACTCAAGTTCGTTGAATATTCGTACTAAAGTTCTAATCCCATATAATTACATAACAACCACATCAAGATCTATCAACTAGAGCACCCGCGTTCTCCAAACTCTGAAATTCACATTCCTATTCCTTGTGCCTTATTCCAATAAGTATTCATCCACCTACCAAGAAGGATGTATTGAAAAGCTTATAAAACTCCAATTCTTATTTCCCTCAATCAACGTCAACCAACGAATTAAAATTTTCACATACTAATTTAGAGTACCCAAATTTTCTATATTGTCATAGAATCAAGAATATCCTCATCCACTTAATAGTGTTCTAAATGAATTCTCAAGAGTCAACTAATCACTTGGTACCACTTGATCTAATACACACCTCATATAATAGTGAATTGTCCCTTTCCTTTTCGCATGATGTTAAATTCTTTGAAGTATCATGGGTCATTCCTAACTTAAAACTCTGGCTTAATGATTTCCACCTTGTGACCACCAAGTTCAATAGtacccccacaaaaaaaaatctaactaaGCATGCATATTTTACCAAAGGATACTTAcagaaaactcaaaaaaaattgggagtGACTTACTCACGAACAAGATTCATAATAACAATACGGATCCAAACTAAACTTAGCTTGCAAGCAATTCAAGATCCAATTATTAGACTACATAATGATTCATTATCCTCTGCTCAGTCATAATCATCAACTTGCAATGGTTAAACTCCTCACGCTTCAAGTTATTGATATTTCTTTCAACTCCAAGAGTAGACATGTCCCACAATCGATCCAACTCTGATGATACTACTAATGATAGGCTGTAACATTATTCCCTTAATTATCCCAAATGGTCCTATGCATCTTGGTACTCACTTCCCCCTCACAGAGACACGATTAACTTCCCTTGGTATAGCGAAGTACACAACACCAAACCACTAGCCATTATCTCCAATTTACATCTCTCAGCCAACTCGGAATCACCACCAACTTCTGTCTTGGAAACCCAAACTTACTCCCACGGTAATGTCCCTTCTACATAAATCAACACGACATAACATTAAAACTACTCAGGTGAACTCAGAAATCCACTACTCTCCTTACCACAAGTCATTAATTACTCTCAACTAAGGGTTGACATATCACAGAAACTTCTCATATCTAATCTTTTGATCATATCATACACTAGAATAGtaaggaaacaatttttttgaagtCAAGTGAATTTACTTTACCCTCCCCACAAACTAATTAGTTCCTTATATACCATTGATGCTGTTAAAGAAGAGACATATGCCAACTTCCAACTACAAAATAACTCCACTTAGTCACCCAAAGAAATAACACTGCTAGTCATAATTGAAACATGGAGACCCTTCTCAATTACTAAGCTCCAATAGATTCATGAAAACTAATGCATTTTCGAGTAAATAATCCCCTAGGACCATCTCCAATAAAATAGCAATACTCAAGACATGCTCCCTCGAGAAGATAAACGCTAGGTCAATGTCTAAGTGTCCAACATGATGAATGTCAAAAATTTATCAACCACGAGTCTCAAAGTTACGATTTATAAGAGCATGTGTATAGTGTCGTACGTCattaagtaaatttttttttgaaagacatTATCAACAAGTAGTCAACATAGCAAAAACTTGGGATGAAGTTCACTCCATTGGGATGTAACTGATTCTAAGCCTATACTGTTACCATTTCCAAAAGTGACTATATGAACAATCAGTCTTCACAAAgcctttcctcttctttttttaaaataaaaaataaaaaataaaaaaataataatttgagtCCAACTACATATGTATATAACTCCGTAGGTGTAACGGTTCCGAAAACCAAAATCCACCACTTCACATGTTTCTCTATACTTACTCGACGTCCCAACTGTAAGACTTGATTCGAATGCGACAGTGTCTACAACGTCCAATTAGTCTTACTTATTCAGTATACATCTCACGAAGAATGAACTAGATTATCAAGGTTCTCAATACGACCACAATCCAGAAAATGAAAGGCATGTAAAGTACTCGTCAAATCGTAAGCCACAACcaaacaagaaattgaaaatagaGATTCCAATAATTTGCATAGCGTTACGTCAAACTAAAAGATTTGTGTCAATCAACTCAAGTACGTTTCTATCGCTTACACATTTGACTAGTGACAAGTATCCACATATCACATCACTATCTAATTAGTATCGCATTCAAAGAAATGACTTCACCCACTAGGTTTACACAACCGgtcaaacaaaaagaatttaaactAAATAGCAGCACATTTCATACACAAAtacctcaacaaaccaaccaTGCAATTTAATAGCTCACACAACACCAAATATGTTCATGCATTAACAAACTCACTCAGTATCCAATGGACTCGCAAGGTATCCAACAAACTCATAGAGTGTCTAACAAACTCACCAAGTATCCACTACTTCACAATTCACGGCTTTAAGAAGCCCAATAGTTATCTCGTTCTTTTCAATCTCATAGTGCCTCACACGACGTCTATTCACTTTACCAGTCTCAAGCATTCCCATTTATTCAGTCAATGTTTGACTTGTACTATCAATGTTTGACTTGTACTATCAATGTTTTCTTCTATAACAAGAGATTCTGTATCGTTTCCATTTTTATTATCTTCTTGTACAAGTATCATTCTTCGAGttatatagtagtaaaattctccttcttttctctcataaaagaaagcataaataTTTCGATATGAACGAGAGAGAAGACATGGGGAGAAGGCTCTATGAAGCTTGTTTGAGTGGGAGTGTCCCAGCATTAGATGCATTGATTGAGAAAGATCAACTCATTCTCGACCGAGTTAGCTCACTAAAATGCTTTTCCGATGACACCCCCTTGCACGTAGCCGGATTGCGCGGTCATTTGGACTTCATGAAAGCCCTTCTAGCTCTGAAACCAAAACTTACCATTGAGTTAGACTCGCTACGGTGTTCGCCCCTCCACTTAGCTTCCGCCGAGGGCCACGTTGAGATTGTACGAGAGTTGTTATGGGTGAACACCAACGTCTGCATTGCTCGTGATCAGGATGATTTATTGCTTTTTTGCTTTAGAATTGTTTACAGTTCATATCtctcttttttaagaaaaaagaaaagaatttgaaATTCGTCGTTCCTTCCCACGTGAAGATTCTAGCAGACAATAGCGACTCCCAAATCTAATTAACCTGATGCTAGCTTATAGCAACTCTCCTCTAGTGTTTGAGTCTATCTCAGTGGGAAAAAAACTGTCTCAATTGTCATCATCCATAAAAACAAGAGACTACATGACATAGTAATTGTATTGTCATCATCCATCAGCAATTAAGGCCAAATAAGTCTACTAACTCTCAAACACATATTAGTAAAAATCATTACAGGATGGTCGTAAATGAATAAGCACCCAAAATTTGTAAAGATTCAATTGTTGTAAACGATACAGTAACTATTAGttacaacaaaaaatttatcatCAAGATTTTGTAATTAATAACACCAGAACATGTAGCTGAAGGTCGTGCAGGTTTTGGGTTCAAACTGATTGTGTACGTAGCATCGATATCCTAATAGTAATTTAACTTACTAATGCACTACCATTCTACCTgtagcccaaaataaaatactctcGAATTGATCAAATATGATAGTTTTCTGAAAACATATATTCCAACAGGTAGAATCCCTCTCCACTTGGCAGTCATGAAAGGGCGAGTTGAGGTCATATTAGAACTACTTCGAGCTGAACCGGAGTTGATTCACGAGAAACTAGGCAGAGGGGAGACTGTTCTGCACTTATGTGTCAAATATAACAGGCTAGAGGCCTTCAAGACACTGGTGCAATATTTGCACAGCAACCACATGGAATTTCTCCTCAACGCTGGAGACGATAATGGCAACACCATCTTGCATCTTGCTGCAGCCCTCAAACAAAAGGATGTGAGTTTCTGTGTATACGAGGAGCTAGTTACTCTCACTACTATGACTACGAAGAAGGACCAGACTCTTAAGTTCGTCCATTTGTGAGTCCTTCTCGGGTCTTCTTTGGTAACGGAAAAGTTCATATTTTAAATCTCATCGAGACCCACAACTATGCCTAAAATAAGTTGAATGTTCTTAAACAAATTGACTCCTATTGCACCACTACAAACTGTTATTTTTCATCCCTTTGTCCCCATTTTAACATTTGTAACCAAAAACACAagaatgagagaaacttatcTCTTAGACTTGGTGCAGTGGCATTTGATAATAGAAACCCAGGTGCAGTAAGAGCCTTTTGGTCTAGGGTTCGACTTCTACCCACGGGCTATCAGTTCTTGTGTTTGAAACCCGCCAGTGAATATTGAGCTGGATATACTTGAAATAGGAAACGCGCATAAGAAAACGTGCTTTTCTGGCGTCTTTGACTGTCCTCCTTTCATGTGCCATAGGCTGACCCCTTGAGTTGTTGAAAGTTTGCTGGGAATTAGTTGTTTATCTTTATCTTGTTTGGCTTGAAAACAACTGAAAATGAATTTCTCAAGCTCTAATTGCttctaattttttgttcttaattttgtggcattattttcaaattaatgGCACTTTGTATGTGCAGAACATAGAATACTTGTTGGGAATAAAGAGTGTCAAAGACCACGCCAACGTCAAGAACAAGAATGGTTCTACAGCTTTGGATGTTATAGAGTACTGTCCTAACAGAGACCTAAAAACCATGGAAATTCGAGAGTTTCTTTTACAAGTTGGTGTTCGTAGATCCATTTGCAGTGAGCCGGAGCCCAATGCCGAATCACCTCCCAATAATCCTCCTCCTCAACGTTGTTGTATTTCTTGGTTTTGGAATAAGTATATCAAGGTCGACAATGAATGGCTCCAAGAGGTACATTTGgatgattctctctctctctctctctctctctctctctctctctctctctcatagaaTTAAATACACTCATACACATGCATAACTATAAATCATAGCTCCACCAGCCTCGCAACTCCTccctttgaaaattttgtggagccaaacattccaaaaccGACACCCAGTTGCCTCCCCAGACTCCTCAACAAATTCACATTTGCTATGGTAACTTGCCACACTGAGCAAGTCACTGTAGCACTcgccccattctctctctctagagagagagagagtgaatgagtttatttatttaattttttgggtcaaaatgaGATTTTTCGATTTGAATAGCCATTTTGCTTAGGTTGCTGGGGTGGGGATGTATTTTGTGCCTagccaaaataaaatttggtgttTTGGGAAGGCATTTCGCCTAGTAAGTGCATGCAGGAGATGCTCAAAATCACAGGTACACATTCTAtccatcaaataaaaaactaatGCTTTCAAGCAAACTTCAGAGTTCGCGAACTACTCCAGGAGTAATCATCAAATTTGTTATGCTGTGCCACTCATATGggcccaaaatctcaatctcagaAAAGTAATTCTAATCGTTTATATCTTTTTTGGCTTATCGAGTTTGTCGTGGGTACATAGAAAATCACACCGTCGGGCATCGGTATAAACATGACCCATATAAtatatcattaaaaaaaagaaagctgtTAATGCCACGGGTGTTTTGTTCGTGCCACGGACATTAATTAGACAGAATTGTAAAAAAAGGCTTAATTGCCCTCCCAAGCAAGCAAAATTGTTTTGGTTTCTCTTTTCtcattttacttttcaaaatgtcTCTTGGTGACTTTCCGTGTACAGTCTACAAATCCTCTTCATATATTTTCCATTcctaatccttttttttttttttctgatcttATTCCTAATCTAATTTGATACTTCCACTATCACATGACCCAACCAAAACGAAAATGCTATCGGTACCGAATCTTAGGGTACCGAAAATGTACAATGGCATGTGGGGCCTACTTTTTGGTCCCACACGAATAATTCAAACTGttcattaatttgaaaaataattttttgagtggctcttgcaaaaaatcagctcaattggatTTCCGATAGTGGTTGATCTAATCTTTCAATTTATCATTCAGAGTTTACAATTTTGAATGACAACTTGAAGTTTGGATCAACCTCTTATGCATATTCAATTGAgcagatttttttgaaaggccacttgaaaaattattttaattaatgaaTGGTTGGGATTATTTGTGTGTGATCCAAAATTGACCCACAAACCGTTGTACATTTTCAATACCAATAGTAGGACTCCGAACAAAATCTTTCTTCTATAAAACCAAGTTGatacgattaaaaaaaaaaaactgaattacCAATAACTTCTCAAAACTTTAACTTAGTATAATGATTTCTTCATTTTTAACTCCTCCCATGCTACTAGATTGCACTAAAAGGATTGAACACTAATTAATGCAGTAAAAGGTGTACAATTTTGATTGCTGAGAGGGCAATTGAGCCTTTTTATCATTCAATGTAATTAATGTCCGTGGCACAAACAAATTGCCCCGTGGCATTAACAGCTTCCTTAAAAAAATACTGCTAGCATGATTTCTGAGAATAAACTTCAGGATGAACATGTTTAAATCATGTTTATGTGCACGAGAAACATGATGAGACAAACAAATAGAACGGAACTGATCCTCTTTTGGACCCAAATGGGTCTATTTGATGAGCAGTATTGTGCTTGAGACACGGTCATGAAGTGACAACGCAACTAGCGGGCCTTTCAAAAGCTTTGGTCTGATATTTAACTCCCAACTAGCTAGGTactatcattttattttttgggtgacCAATTCTATATGGGTTTAGCCTGGAATTGAATCTGAATTAGATGGTGCATGGGTCAGATAACGAGTTATGGAAACCCACTTTTTTAAGTTATTATGACCCACAATATATGTAAATACATCTTCCATGCCAACAACAGGTACGCGGCCATTTAATAACGGCAGCCACCCTAACTGCAACGATGGCTTATCAATCTATTTTAAGTCCGCCTGGTGGTTTATGGCAAGAAACAAAGAGATGCCAAAACGCTGCTTCGCCCGCCCTTCCTCCTTCCTCTGGCTATTCTGATCTTATTTCGGATGAGCACATTGCGGGACATGCCATTATGGACGACCTTATTTCGGATGAGCACATTGCGGGACATGCCATTATGGACAACAATGGCACTTATTATACTTTTTACATGGTTAGTAACACCGTAATGTTAATAGCATCATTGGCCACTATCATGCTGGCCATGACTGGATTCCCGTCGACGCTCAACAAGCATTTAACATGGCTGATGGTGATGACTGTGTTCATCACAATTTACTGTATGGCTGTGTCTTATCAGTCGGCAATGGCTTTAGTATCCCCCAACATATGgtccaaatccaaattttacTTTTCGATTATAATTTATGTTTTGGGGATTCTATGcgtattttttttggtgcttcaGTCATGCCGCTTCTTGGTATGGTTGGGGAACAAGTTGGTAAAACTCGTTAAAGCATGTTATCGTTGTTGCTGACCAACTCCAAGAGATGCACACAATATTACTATTGATCAGGTTAATCCAGCAGCTGGC encodes:
- the LOC131309717 gene encoding ankyrin repeat-containing protein BDA1-like; this translates as MNEREDMGRRLYEACLSGSVPALDALIEKDQLILDRVSSLKCFSDDTPLHVAGLRGHLDFMKALLALKPKLTIELDSLRCSPLHLASAEGHVEIVRELLWVNTNVCIARRIPLHLAVMKGRVEVILELLRAEPELIHEKLGRGETVLHLCVKYNRLEAFKTLVQYLHSNHMEFLLNAGDDNGNTILHLAAALKQKDVSFCVYEELVTLTTMTTKKDQTLKFVHL